From Cellulomonas oligotrophica, a single genomic window includes:
- a CDS encoding resuscitation-promoting factor, giving the protein MTFTTRPLGPQHGGAGEQPHRPDPSSGPEPGPAVEHALDGAPSGASTRRRRRWPWITAAALVPVLAGGTAAYAHAHKTVELDVDGELRTVQTFAGSVEGLLEAEGVVVGARDTVSATGSLQDGSELVVRHAQAVTVRLDGEEQVVWTTALTADEALETLATRSDRVALVASRSAAGGRAELPLELALTGAAEVLVDGETHAVPEADATVASVLGELGVELGPLDRVAVRHADDGTVQVVVSRVAVENVTTEHEVAFTSREQEDAGRYVGTRAVAQEGQAGVRTLVERVTTVNGKVTERETVSDDVTREPVEEVVAVGTKVRPVAPAPAPAAAPAASASSGAATSTPVAPGGSADSLNWAALAQCESGGRVDVVSASGRYHGLYQFSVATWQSVGGAGLPSAASAEEQTARAKMLYNRSGAGQWPHCGPRLFS; this is encoded by the coding sequence GTGACCTTCACGACCCGTCCCCTCGGTCCGCAGCACGGCGGAGCCGGCGAGCAGCCGCACCGCCCCGACCCCTCGTCCGGACCGGAGCCGGGTCCCGCCGTCGAGCACGCTCTCGACGGCGCACCGTCCGGCGCGTCCACCCGCCGCCGCCGCCGCTGGCCGTGGATCACCGCCGCCGCGCTCGTGCCCGTGCTGGCCGGCGGCACCGCCGCCTACGCCCACGCGCACAAGACGGTCGAGCTCGACGTCGACGGCGAGCTGCGCACCGTGCAGACCTTCGCCGGGTCCGTCGAGGGCCTCCTCGAGGCCGAGGGCGTCGTCGTCGGCGCCCGCGACACCGTCTCGGCGACGGGGTCGCTCCAGGACGGCAGCGAGCTCGTCGTGCGCCACGCGCAGGCGGTGACCGTGCGCCTCGACGGCGAGGAGCAGGTCGTCTGGACGACCGCGCTGACGGCCGACGAGGCCCTCGAGACCCTCGCCACCCGCTCGGACCGCGTCGCGCTCGTCGCGTCCCGGTCCGCCGCCGGCGGCCGGGCGGAGCTGCCGCTGGAGCTCGCGCTGACCGGGGCGGCGGAGGTGCTCGTCGACGGCGAGACCCACGCGGTGCCCGAGGCCGACGCCACGGTCGCGAGCGTGCTGGGCGAGCTCGGCGTCGAGCTCGGCCCCCTCGACCGCGTCGCCGTGCGGCACGCGGACGACGGCACGGTGCAGGTCGTCGTCAGCCGCGTCGCCGTGGAGAACGTCACCACCGAGCACGAGGTGGCCTTCACGTCCCGCGAGCAGGAGGACGCCGGCCGCTACGTCGGCACCCGCGCCGTGGCCCAGGAGGGCCAGGCGGGTGTGCGCACGCTGGTCGAGCGCGTCACCACTGTCAACGGCAAGGTGACCGAGCGCGAGACGGTCTCGGACGACGTCACGCGCGAGCCCGTCGAGGAGGTCGTCGCGGTCGGCACCAAGGTGCGCCCCGTCGCGCCCGCCCCGGCACCGGCCGCCGCGCCCGCCGCGTCCGCGTCGTCGGGCGCCGCCACTTCCACGCCGGTCGCCCCCGGCGGCAGCGCGGACTCCCTCAACTGGGCCGCGCTCGCCCAGTGCGAGTCCGGCGGCCGGGTCGACGTCGTCTCGGCGTCCGGCCGGTACCACGGGCTGTACCAGTTCTCGGTGGCGACGTGGCAGAGCGTCGGCGGCGCCGGCCTGCCCTCGGCGGCCTCAGCGGAGGAGCAGACCGCCCGCGCGAAGATGCTCTACAACCGCTCCGGCGCCGGGCAGTGGCCGCACTGCGGCCCGCGCCTGTTCAGCTGA
- a CDS encoding sensor histidine kinase: MTEASTALVGPVRTNLTQVLAEDPDVAGWERPGPTADGLRWDALGAGCLFVGAVLSMVLLRTSGFYEEPAAGWLSVLLLAATTLPLALRRRYPSAVALVVAVVFGVAQALLVPETLVSNIALFMAVYTVGAWETSRSRAAWVRGVVVLGMFVWLLVTIYQASTDPDVDDELSRAGAFSPFAAYMLLQLLTNVLYFGGAWWFGEHAWVSSRERARTAWRTRLLQVERVRAEAQAVALERLRLARELHDAVAHHVSLMGVQAAAARMLLTSDAGRAADALGHVEDAAREAVHELHGILGMLRDGGDGTALDGDADATRALGSLGLDRIDDLVRTARDAGLDVHHEVVGDPARLAPLASLNLYRIAQEALTNARKHAGAGARVDVRVRWLAGAVELEVSDDGGSGRRQGLVPSTGMGLVGMRERVAADGGTFEAGPLRRGGFVVRARLPLRAGRTDEGNDG; this comes from the coding sequence GTGACTGAGGCGTCGACCGCTCTCGTCGGGCCGGTGCGCACCAACCTCACGCAGGTGCTGGCCGAGGACCCGGACGTCGCGGGCTGGGAGCGGCCGGGCCCGACCGCGGACGGGCTGCGGTGGGACGCCCTGGGTGCCGGCTGCCTGTTCGTGGGTGCCGTGCTGTCGATGGTGCTGCTGCGCACGTCGGGGTTCTACGAGGAGCCGGCCGCGGGGTGGCTGTCGGTGCTGCTGCTCGCGGCCACGACGCTGCCGCTGGCGCTGCGGCGCCGCTACCCGTCGGCGGTGGCGCTCGTCGTCGCCGTGGTCTTCGGCGTGGCCCAGGCGCTCCTGGTGCCCGAGACCCTGGTCTCCAACATCGCCCTGTTCATGGCCGTGTACACGGTCGGTGCGTGGGAGACGTCGCGCTCACGCGCGGCGTGGGTGCGCGGCGTGGTCGTGCTCGGCATGTTCGTGTGGCTGCTCGTCACGATCTACCAGGCGTCGACCGACCCCGACGTGGACGACGAGCTGAGCCGGGCCGGGGCGTTCTCGCCCTTCGCCGCGTACATGCTGCTGCAGCTGCTGACCAACGTCCTGTACTTCGGCGGTGCCTGGTGGTTCGGCGAGCACGCGTGGGTCTCGTCCCGCGAGCGCGCCCGCACGGCGTGGCGCACCCGGCTGCTGCAGGTCGAGCGGGTGCGCGCCGAGGCGCAGGCGGTCGCGCTGGAGCGGCTGCGCCTGGCCCGCGAGCTGCACGACGCGGTGGCCCACCACGTCTCCCTGATGGGCGTGCAGGCCGCCGCCGCGCGGATGCTCCTCACGTCGGACGCGGGCCGCGCCGCGGACGCCCTCGGGCACGTCGAGGACGCCGCCCGCGAGGCCGTGCACGAGCTGCACGGGATCCTCGGCATGCTCCGCGACGGCGGCGACGGCACCGCCCTGGACGGTGACGCCGACGCGACCCGGGCCCTGGGGTCCCTCGGTCTGGACCGGATCGACGACCTCGTGCGCACGGCCCGCGACGCGGGGCTGGACGTGCACCACGAGGTCGTGGGCGACCCGGCCCGTCTGGCGCCGCTCGCGTCGCTCAACCTCTACCGGATCGCCCAGGAGGCGCTGACCAACGCGCGCAAGCACGCCGGTGCCGGGGCGCGCGTCGACGTGCGGGTGCGGTGGCTCGCGGGCGCCGTCGAGCTCGAGGTGTCCGACGACGGCGGGTCCGGCCGCCGTCAGGGTCTGGTGCCGTCGACCGGCATGGGCCTGGTGGGCATGCGCGAGCGCGTGGCCGCCGACGGCGGCACGTTCGAGGCAGGGCCGCTGCGCCGCGGCGGCTTCGTGGTGCGTGCGCGGCTGCCGCTGCGCGCGGGACGGACGGACGAGGGGAACGATGGCTGA
- a CDS encoding response regulator: MADADRGAAGTVRVVLADDQALLRAGIGTILSAHPRIEVVGEAGTGAEAVDLVRTTRPDVVCMDVQMPDMDGLEATRRIVADPAVDAAVVVLTTFNREDYLLEALQAGAVGYLLKTSRPEQLTEAVLSAAAGDALLAPEVTRTVIERALAERAATAPSSAPVARPSSPGPLTPLTEREAEVLGLVARGLSNDEIAAELVVSRATVKTHVSAVLAKLGLRDRVQAVVWAHEHGVVG; this comes from the coding sequence ATGGCTGACGCAGACCGAGGGGCGGCGGGCACGGTCCGTGTCGTCCTGGCCGACGACCAGGCGCTGCTGCGCGCGGGGATCGGCACGATCCTGTCGGCGCACCCGCGCATCGAGGTGGTCGGCGAGGCCGGCACGGGCGCCGAGGCCGTCGACCTCGTGCGCACCACCCGCCCCGACGTGGTCTGCATGGACGTGCAGATGCCCGACATGGACGGCCTGGAGGCCACGCGCCGCATCGTCGCCGACCCGGCCGTCGACGCCGCCGTCGTCGTCCTGACGACGTTCAACCGCGAGGACTACCTCCTGGAGGCCCTCCAGGCCGGTGCCGTGGGCTACCTGCTCAAGACGTCCCGCCCCGAGCAGCTCACCGAGGCCGTGCTCAGCGCCGCCGCGGGCGACGCCCTGCTCGCCCCCGAGGTCACCCGCACCGTCATCGAGCGCGCCCTCGCCGAGCGCGCGGCCACCGCCCCGTCGTCCGCCCCGGTCGCCCGGCCCTCGTCGCCGGGACCGCTCACCCCGCTGACCGAGCGCGAGGCGGAGGTCCTCGGCCTGGTGGCCCGGGGCCTGAGCAACGACGAGATCGCCGCCGAGCTCGTCGTCAGCCGCGCCACCGTCAAGACCCACGTCTCCGCCGTCCTGGCCAAGCTCGGCCTGCGCGACCGCGTCCAGGCCGTCGTCTGGGCCCACGAGCACGGCGTCGTGGGTTGA
- a CDS encoding ABC transporter permease produces the protein MSTPEPAAQARTAPRPPSSARAALLVAEREITSQVRSKSFLISTAVLLVGILVAIVVSAVLSGRDTDDAPVAVVASVASSLAGVEGLDVTEVADRQAAEEAVRSGDVDAAVVPGPEPLGVAVLALDSAPDAVMGALTVTPEVELLDPAAAEGGMRYLITFAFGLVFMMSAIGFGSTIAQNTVTEKQTRIVEILLSAVPARALLAGKILGNSALALAQTAAIVAMSVIGLVVTGQDDLLTLVGAPMAWFVLFFAVGFVLLAAIFAASASLVSRVEDTGAVLQPAIWLTMLPYFLVVFFNDNDLVLRIMSFVPFTAPVGMPVRLFLGDAAWWEPIVALAVLVLATLGVIAVAARMYERSVLRMGGRVGVREALAARGDA, from the coding sequence ATGAGCACGCCCGAGCCGGCCGCGCAGGCCCGCACCGCACCCCGTCCGCCGTCCAGCGCCCGCGCGGCGCTGCTGGTCGCCGAGCGCGAGATCACCTCGCAGGTGCGCAGCAAGTCGTTCCTCATCTCCACCGCGGTGCTGCTCGTGGGCATCCTCGTCGCGATCGTCGTGTCCGCGGTCCTGTCGGGCCGGGACACCGACGACGCCCCCGTCGCCGTCGTGGCGTCGGTCGCGTCGTCCCTCGCGGGCGTCGAGGGGCTCGACGTCACCGAGGTCGCCGACCGGCAGGCCGCCGAGGAGGCGGTGCGCTCCGGCGACGTCGACGCCGCGGTCGTGCCCGGCCCTGAGCCGCTGGGCGTGGCGGTGCTCGCCCTGGACTCCGCACCCGACGCCGTCATGGGCGCCCTCACCGTGACCCCGGAGGTCGAGCTGCTCGACCCGGCCGCGGCTGAGGGCGGGATGCGGTACCTCATCACGTTCGCGTTCGGCCTGGTGTTCATGATGTCGGCCATCGGGTTCGGCTCGACGATCGCGCAGAACACCGTCACCGAGAAGCAGACCCGCATCGTGGAGATCCTGCTCTCCGCGGTCCCGGCGCGGGCGCTGCTCGCGGGCAAGATCCTCGGCAACAGCGCGCTCGCCCTGGCGCAGACCGCGGCGATCGTCGCGATGTCCGTCATCGGGCTCGTGGTCACCGGCCAGGACGACCTGCTGACGCTCGTCGGGGCGCCGATGGCCTGGTTCGTGCTGTTCTTCGCGGTCGGGTTCGTGCTGCTCGCGGCGATCTTCGCGGCCAGCGCGTCCCTGGTCTCGCGGGTCGAGGACACCGGGGCGGTGCTGCAGCCGGCGATCTGGCTGACGATGCTGCCGTACTTCCTCGTCGTCTTCTTCAACGACAACGACCTCGTGCTGCGGATCATGTCGTTCGTGCCGTTCACCGCGCCGGTGGGCATGCCCGTGCGGCTGTTCCTCGGCGACGCCGCCTGGTGGGAGCCGATCGTGGCGCTCGCGGTGCTGGTGCTCGCCACGCTGGGCGTGATCGCCGTGGCCGCCCGCATGTACGAGCGGTCGGTGCTGCGGATGGGCGGGCGCGTCGGCGTCCGCGAGGCCCTCGCGGCCCGCGGCGACGCCTGA
- the rsmA gene encoding 16S rRNA (adenine(1518)-N(6)/adenine(1519)-N(6))-dimethyltransferase RsmA: MATTTLLGPSEIRALAERAGVRPTKTLGQNFVLDAGTVRKIVRQADVRAGESVVEVGPGLGSLTLGLLEADADVTAVEIDPVLARLLPGTVAAHVPGLVVDDADRERVVLRDGDGRVRLTVVLADALDVRALPDPQPTALVANLPYNVSVPVLLTFLERFASLERGLVMVQAEVADRLAAPPGSRTYGVPSAKVAWYAAARRTATVGRAVFWPAPNVDSALVRLDRREPPSTTAAREDVFAVVDAAFSQRRKMLRSALAQLAGSSTAAQEAVLAAGLDPQTRGEQVDVDGFAAIAERLVAARPGTVAP, encoded by the coding sequence ATGGCGACCACCACCCTGCTCGGCCCGTCGGAGATCCGGGCGCTCGCCGAGCGGGCGGGCGTGCGCCCCACCAAGACCCTCGGGCAGAACTTCGTGCTCGACGCCGGCACCGTGCGCAAGATCGTCCGCCAGGCCGACGTGCGGGCGGGGGAGAGCGTCGTCGAGGTCGGTCCCGGCCTCGGGTCGCTGACGCTCGGGCTGCTCGAGGCCGACGCCGACGTCACGGCCGTCGAGATCGACCCCGTGCTCGCGCGTCTGCTGCCCGGCACGGTCGCGGCGCACGTGCCCGGCCTCGTCGTCGACGACGCGGACCGCGAGCGCGTGGTGCTGCGCGACGGCGACGGGCGCGTGCGTCTGACCGTGGTGCTCGCCGACGCCCTCGACGTGCGGGCGCTGCCCGACCCGCAGCCGACCGCGCTCGTCGCGAACCTGCCGTACAACGTGTCGGTGCCGGTGCTGCTGACGTTCCTCGAGCGGTTCGCCAGCCTGGAGCGCGGCCTCGTCATGGTCCAGGCGGAGGTCGCCGACCGGCTCGCCGCGCCGCCGGGCAGCCGCACGTACGGCGTGCCGTCGGCCAAGGTCGCCTGGTACGCCGCCGCGCGGCGCACGGCCACCGTGGGCCGGGCGGTGTTCTGGCCCGCGCCGAACGTCGACTCCGCGCTCGTGCGGCTGGACCGCCGCGAGCCGCCGAGCACCACCGCGGCCCGGGAGGACGTGTTCGCCGTGGTCGACGCGGCGTTCTCCCAGCGGCGCAAGATGCTGCGGTCCGCGCTGGCCCAGCTCGCGGGGTCGTCGACGGCCGCGCAGGAGGCCGTGCTGGCCGCCGGGCTGGACCCGCAGACGCGCGGCGAGCAGGTCGACGTGGACGGCTTCGCGGCCATCGCCGAGCGGCTCGTGGCCGCCCGACCTGGCACAGTGGCCCCGTGA
- a CDS encoding 4-(cytidine 5'-diphospho)-2-C-methyl-D-erythritol kinase yields MTWSGVDDVPERLVRVRAPGKVNLSLRVGPVQDDGYHPLITVFQAVSVHEEVVARPADEIVVTASGPQAELVPTDSSNLAVRAARLVAERAGVDDGVHLELVKGVPVAGGMAGGSADAAAALVACDALWGTGLSRDDLHELAAALGSDVPFALLGHTAVGQGRGHLLTPALARGEFHWAFAVQDRGLSTAAVYAAYDDLHGDTAPHPTERDDVPLMQALLAGDAVALGKALHNDLQTAALELDPALAEPLAVAQDAGALGVVVSGSGPTVAALARSRQHATALAAAFTAAGVADRVLTATGPVAGARVVQHGD; encoded by the coding sequence GTGACCTGGAGCGGAGTCGACGACGTGCCCGAGCGGCTGGTGCGCGTGCGCGCGCCCGGCAAGGTCAACCTCTCGCTGCGCGTCGGGCCGGTGCAGGACGACGGGTACCACCCGCTGATCACGGTGTTCCAGGCCGTGTCGGTGCACGAGGAGGTCGTGGCGCGGCCCGCCGACGAGATCGTGGTGACCGCGAGCGGCCCGCAGGCCGAGCTGGTGCCGACGGACTCCTCGAACCTCGCGGTCCGCGCGGCGCGGCTCGTGGCCGAGCGCGCGGGCGTCGACGACGGCGTGCACCTCGAGCTGGTCAAGGGCGTGCCGGTGGCGGGCGGCATGGCCGGCGGGTCCGCGGACGCCGCGGCCGCGCTGGTGGCGTGCGACGCGCTGTGGGGCACGGGCCTGTCGCGGGACGACCTGCACGAGCTCGCGGCGGCGCTGGGGTCGGACGTGCCGTTCGCGCTGCTCGGGCACACCGCCGTCGGGCAGGGCCGCGGGCACCTGCTGACCCCGGCGCTGGCCCGGGGCGAGTTCCACTGGGCGTTCGCCGTCCAGGACCGTGGCCTGTCGACGGCGGCCGTCTACGCGGCGTACGACGACCTGCACGGCGACACCGCGCCGCACCCGACCGAGCGCGACGACGTCCCGCTGATGCAGGCGCTGCTCGCGGGCGACGCGGTCGCGCTGGGCAAGGCGCTGCACAACGACCTGCAGACCGCGGCACTGGAGCTCGACCCGGCCCTCGCGGAGCCGCTCGCGGTGGCGCAGGACGCCGGGGCGCTGGGCGTCGTGGTGTCCGGCTCGGGCCCCACCGTCGCGGCGCTGGCGCGCAGCCGGCAGCACGCGACGGCCCTGGCGGCGGCGTTCACGGCCGCCGGTGTCGCGGACCGCGTCCTGACGGCCACGGGCCCGGTGGCCGGTGCCCGGGTGGTCCAGCACGGTGACTGA
- a CDS encoding ABC transporter ATP-binding protein — MLELRGIGRSFGDRRVLDDVSFTVGRGRLTGFVGGNGAGKTTTMRIILGVLAAHSGTVTFDGRPVDASRFGYMPEERGLYPKMKLAEHLTYLARLHGFDKHVASGKAHALIDRLGLAERADDPVENLSLGNQQRAQVAAALVHDPEVLVLDEPFSGLDPMAVEVVQGVLSERAAQGVPVLFSSHQLDVVERLCDDLVIIAGGKVRAAGPREELRRAHGTERHELVVDGDLGWLRDRPGVRVDELAGGAATFEADAATAQEVLRVALAAGPVRTFAPVRPTLAEIFREVIADETTVPADVAAATGTPVEVAR, encoded by the coding sequence ATGCTCGAGCTGCGAGGGATCGGGCGCTCGTTCGGCGACCGGCGCGTGCTCGACGACGTGAGCTTCACGGTCGGCCGGGGGCGGCTGACCGGGTTCGTCGGGGGCAACGGCGCCGGCAAGACCACGACGATGCGGATCATCCTGGGTGTGCTGGCCGCGCACTCGGGGACCGTGACGTTCGACGGGCGGCCGGTGGACGCGTCGCGGTTCGGGTACATGCCCGAGGAGCGGGGCCTGTACCCGAAGATGAAGCTCGCCGAGCACCTGACTTACCTGGCGCGGCTGCACGGGTTCGACAAGCACGTCGCGTCGGGCAAGGCGCACGCGCTGATCGACCGCCTCGGCCTGGCCGAGCGGGCCGACGACCCGGTGGAGAACCTGTCGCTGGGCAACCAGCAGCGCGCGCAGGTCGCCGCGGCCCTGGTCCACGACCCCGAGGTGCTCGTGCTCGACGAGCCGTTCTCCGGGCTCGACCCGATGGCCGTCGAGGTCGTGCAGGGCGTGCTGTCGGAGCGGGCGGCGCAGGGCGTGCCCGTGCTGTTCTCCTCGCACCAGCTCGACGTCGTCGAGCGGCTGTGCGACGACCTCGTCATCATCGCCGGCGGGAAGGTCCGCGCGGCGGGCCCGCGCGAGGAGCTGCGCCGCGCGCACGGCACGGAGCGGCACGAGCTCGTCGTCGACGGCGACCTCGGCTGGCTGCGCGACCGGCCCGGTGTGCGGGTCGACGAGCTCGCCGGTGGCGCGGCGACGTTCGAGGCCGACGCCGCGACCGCGCAGGAGGTGCTGCGCGTCGCCCTGGCCGCAGGCCCCGTGCGCACCTTCGCCCCTGTCCGTCCGACGCTCGCGGAGATCTTCCGCGAGGTCATCGCCGACGAGACGACCGTTCCTGCCGACGTCGCCGCCGCGACCGGCACCCCCGTGGAGGTGGCCCGATGA